CTTTAGCCGCACGCAGGTGAAAAAAGAACATCCGCGTTTTACCTCGGTCAGCGTGGATCTGTTTGATGCGGCGTTACTGAAACAGGCGCTGGCTGTGCTGCCGAAAGTGGATGCGCTGGTACATGCTGCCGGGATGATGGCCGCCGCGCCGCTTGGCGATCTGGATGAGGAAGCCAGCCACCGTTTGTGGTATCTGCATGTGCAGGCCGCGCAGATTATGGCTAACGCGCTGCAACCGCAGATGCAGCAGGGCGATCGTATCCTGCTGATTGGCAGCCGTACTTCACGCGGGGCGGCGGGCCGCAGCCAGTATGTCAGCACCAAAGCGGCGATGGTGGGGATGGCGCGTAGCTGGGCTGCCGAGCTGGCACCGAAAGGGATCACAGTGAATGTGATAGCACCAGGAGCCACGGCAACGCCAATGCTGCTGCAACCGGGGCGTGCCAGCTCGCCACCACAACTGCCGCCTATCGGGCGTTATATCAAACCGGAGGAGGTGGCGGCGCTGGCGGCTTTTGTGTTGTCGCCCGCCGCAGATGCCATCACCGGGCAGGAGCTGGTGATATGCGGCGGTGCATCATTATCGTAGCAGCGCAATTTATTGCGCGGGGTTTCACCCGCGCCGCATTGCCGCCACATCCACCTGCCACTGATGTAGCTTGTTATACAACGCGGTACGCGAAATCCCCAGCAGCTGCGCCGACTGGCGCAGGTTGCCTTTCTGCTCGGCCACCACCTGCAACACATGCTGGCGTTCATTTTCCTGCAACGAGGGCAGCGCGACCGGTGGCTGTTGGCTGTGCACCATCTCATCCGGCAAATCCTGCCTGCCAATCTCCAGCCCTTCACACAGGTTCACCATGCGCTCCACCAGATTCTCCAGCTCGCGCACGTTGCCCGGCCAGTGCCATGCCTGCAAACAACGCATCGCCTCCGGCGAGACTTGCGGCGCAATGCGTTTCAGCCGGGTGCAGAGCGCCAGAATAAAAGTATTCACCAGGCCGGGGATGTCCTCCTGGCGTTCGCGCAGCGGCGGGATCGCCAGTGACACCACATTCAGCCGATAGTAAAGATCGCGCCTGAACGCCCCTTTCTCCACCGCGTCCAGCAGGTTGCAGTGGGTGGCGGCGATGATGCGCACATTGACCTTCAGCGGATTCGCCGCACCGATGCGCACCACCTCGCTTTCCTGCAACACGCGCAGCAGGCTGGTTTGCGCTTCCAGCGGCATTTCACCAATCTCATCAAGAAACAACGTGCCGCCATCGGCCAGCTCGAATTTGCCCGGCGAGCCGCCACGGCGTGAGCCGGTGAACGCGCCATCGACATAACCAAACAGCTCGCTCTGCACCAGATCACGCGGCAGGGCGCCGCAGTTCAGCGCGATAAAGGCTTCCTGCTGGCGCGGACTGGCGTTATGGATCGCCTGGGCAAACAGCTCCTTACCGGTGCCGCTTTCGCCGGTCAGCAGCACGGTGCTGTCAGTGCGGCTGCTGGCTCGCGCTTTCTGAATTGCTTGCTGCACGCGTGGCGCGTTGCCGCGAATCATCTCGAAGGTGTAGCTGGCACTGACGCCCATCACCCGACGGGTAATGGCGCGGATGCGCTGGTTCTCACGCAGCGACAGCACGCGTCCGCCGTCGGGGGCGGGCATCAGCGAAATCAGGCAGGGGATCGATTGCACACCGTCGGGCATAAATTGCAGTTCGCGGTCGTTGCAGAACGGCATCGTCAGCAGCGATCCGCCCTGTGGCTGCAACAAGACATCGATCGGTCCGGCATCGGGATCCAGCCCGCTGAAGATCTGGCGCGCGTAACGATTGAGGGTTTTGATCCGGCCATGCCGATCGCAGACGATCACCCCTTCATTGAGGGTTTCAAGGATCGACTGCTGCTCCGCCAGCAGACGGCGCAGCATCAGTTGCTGGCCTACCGCTTCTGCGGCTGCCTGCACGGTGCCCAGCGTGTGGGCATTGAAGTTATCGGGGGTGGCGGTGAGCGTCAGTACGCCAATCAGCTGGCCACTGGCATCACGAACCGGGGCGGCGGCGCACTGGCGATGGCGTTTGCGCAGATCGAATTTCCAGTTCTCACCGCTCAGCACATACACCAGCCGCTGCTCAATCAGGCAGCGCGCGGTGCAGTTGGTGCCGAGCACTTCTTCGCGCAGGATACTGCCGACCGGCGTCATATCCGCGCCACAGTAATGCAGCGTCACCCCCTGCGCATCGGTCAGGTTGATATGTCCATCCGGGTTGTAGGCGAGCAGGTTCTCCATGATGCTGCGTGCCACCAGGATCAACCCGGCGTTATGTTCGAGGATCGCGGCCAGTTCATCGGCGGGCGGGGAGATATAGGTAAAATCGTGGGGATCGGTGCCGCGCTGCTGCGATCGTTGCCACGACTGCAAAATGCTACGCCGCATCCAGCCCGGCTGTTCACCGCGCTGAAAACTATGCCAGCCCTGCCACAGCAAATTATCCCACTCGCCGACTTCCGCACCGCCTGGCAGGCTGAAGATCGGATCGCTTTCATCTTTAAACGGCAACCGCTCACTCAGGGATCGCATAAGGCACTCCGCTACAGGATGGAATGTCCATTTTATTTACATGTGAAGTTGACATGTAAATTTTGTGGCCAGTTTGTGAACTGTATCTGTGTGGCGTCTCACAAATTCCGGCGATTTTTACCTGGCATCGGCTTTGCAATAACTCCGTTAAATGTCGCATCTCATCTGATGTTTCCTGAATAACAAGGAGTTAGCAATGATTCAACCTGTACGCGTTGGCCTGATTGGGGCCGGTCGCATGGGCAGCTTCCATGCAGAAAACCTCGCCTGGCGGGTGCCGGGCGCAACCCTGGCGGCCGTGGCCGATCCTCTGCCGGGTGCGGCGGAAAAGCTGGCACAGCAGCTCGGGGTGGCGAAAGCCTATAGCGATCTGCACGCGCTGTTGCAGGACGCGGAAATCGACGCCATCGCCATTGCCGCTCCGGCACGTACCCATGCGGAATGGGTGATTGCCGCAGCACAGGCGGGAAAACATGTGTTCTGTGAAAAGCCGATGGCGGTGACGCTGGATGAAGCCGACCGCGCCATTCAGGCGGCGAAAAGCGCCGGGGTGGTATTGCAGGTCGGGTTCAATCGCCGCTTCGACAGTGGTTTTGCTGCTGCCATTGCCGCCGTAAAAGCCGGGGAGAATGGCACCACGCAGCTCAGCCGTTCCGTCACCCGTGACCCGGCGCTACGCGACCCGGCACCCATCCCGCCGTGGACCATTTTCCTCGAAACCCTGATTCACGATTTCGATACCCTGCTGCACTTCAATCACGATGCCAGGCCGGTGGAAGTGTACGCGCTGGCCGATGCGCTGGTGCGCCCGGATTTTAAAGACAAAGGCCTGCTGGATACCTCGGTGGTGACCATTCGTTTCGACAATGGCGCGATTGCCACTGCCGAAGCCAATTTCCAGGCGGTGTATGGCTATGACGTGCGGGGTGAAGTGTTTGGCAGCAAAGGGATGTTGCAGGCCGGACATATCAACGCTAACCACTGCGTGCGTTACCACGCGGGCGGTATCGCGATTGACACCTCGCGTCTCGACTCGGATCTGCTGCGCGATGCCTATGTGGCGGAGATGACCGAGTTTGCCCGCTGCATCCGCACGGGCGAGACGCCACGCGCCACTGGCGAAGATGCGCGTAATGCGCTGGAAATCGCGCTGGCCTGCATTGAATCCGTCAAACAACGCCAACCGATCACGCTGGGAGGCCGCTAATGGCTGGATACCAACTTTCTGTCTGTGCCGAAATGGTGTTTCTCGATCTGCCGTTTATCGAACGCGTCAGACGTATTCACGAGCTGGGCTTTGGCGTCGAAATCTGGGGCTGGGCCAATAAGGATATTGAAGCGCTGGCCGCGACAGGGGCGCGCTTCACCTCCATGACCGGCTATCTGACCGGCAACCTGACCGATGATGAGCAGATCGCCCAACTACTGCAAAGCGCGGAAGCCTCGCTGGGCGTAGCGGCACTGCTGAATTGTCCGGTCCTTAATCTGCATGGCACCGGGCTGGATGACCGGGGGCTGCCGGTGAAACCGGTGGCGGTGGTGACTGGTGCCATGTGGCTGAAAGCCGCCGACACGCTGCGCAAAGTGGCGCAGCTCGGTGAGCGCACCGGGCGGGTATTCACGCTGGAGAACCTCAATCTCCCGGTTGACCATCCGGGTACGCCTTTTGCGCTGGCTGCCGATACGCTGGCGCTGGTGGAGGCGGTCAACAGCCCGGCGCTGAAGATGAATCTCGATCTGTACCACGCGCAGATCGGGGAAGGCAATTTGATCGAACTGATCCGTCGTGCCGGTGCGGCGATTGGCGAGCTCCAGGTGGCGGATGTGCCCGGACGTCAGCAGCCAGGCACCGGGGAAATCAACTATCGCGCCATCGCCCGTACGCTGCATGACATCGGTTATCAGGGCACGGTGGCGATGGAGGGCTGGGCCAGCGGCGACAGCACGGCTGCGCTGCAACAGTTCCACGAGCACTTCAGTTTATAAGCGTTATCCCGCCGGGTATTTGCCTGTTACCCGGCGTTAAACCACAACTATAAAATCGCAACCCTACAGGAAACATATCATGAAAATCAGAACCTTATTTCTCCTGCTCTGTTCGTTGTTGTTCAGCCTGAGCGTGAGTGCCAAAACCTTCACCGTTGGCGTGGCGCTGGCGAATTTTGACCTCAACTTTGTGTCGATTTTGCGTACCCAGATGGAAGCCGAGCTGAAGGCCAATCAACTCAAAGGGCAGTTTGTTGATGCCAAAGGCGATGTGGCGCTTCAGGTACAGCAGGTGGACGATTTTATCAACCAGGGTGTGGACGCCATTATCCTCAATCCGGTGGATACCCAGGGCGTGTTACCGATGATTACCGCCGCGAAGAACGCCGGGATTCCGCTGATCTTCGTCAATCGTAAACCGGAAGTGAAGCTGCCGGCGGATATGGCCTATGTCGGCTCCGATTCGGCGCTGGGCGGTGAAATGCAGATGGAAGCGCTGGCGAAAAAGATGAATTACAAAGGCAACGTCGCCATCCTGATGGGGGCCTTGTCCAACGAAGAAGCTCGCGAGCGCACCCGCGCGGTGGAAGCGGTGATCGCCAAATATAAAGATATGAAGGTGGTAGAGAAGCAGAGCGCGAAGTGGCAGCGCAACGAGGCGGTGGATGTGGTATCGGGCTGGCTGCTGAATCAGCGTCCGATTGATGCCATCGCCGCCAATAACGATGAGATGGCGATTGGTGCGATTATGGCGCTGAACCAGGCGAAGAACGAAAAGATCCTGGTGGCGGGCATTGATGGTACGCCGGACGGCCAGCAGTTTGTGAAGAGTGGCAAAATGGTGCTGACGATTTTCCAGGATGCTAAAGGCCAGGCGACTGGTGCGGTGCAGGTGACCAAAGAACTGCTGAATAAGCAGCAGGTCCAGGTTTACAACTGGGTGCCGTATAAAACCATTACGCCGGAGAATTACACCCAGTTTGTCGCGGCGAATTAAGGTATTGCGCGAATAACGCGCGTTACGTTTACTACGCAATCGTTAATACGTATGATTCTCATTCTTTTTACAACTCCCTGATGGAGCGAAGAATGAAATCCTTGTTCAACCCACGTATTGCGGGTGTGGCGCTGGCCGTTGTCACGGCGCTGAGTCTGACGGCTTGTCAGGCACCGGCGAAAAAAGCCGCAGCGCCTGTTGTTGCCCCTCAGCCGGTTGCCACTAATGTGCAGCAGCGGGTGCTGGCGGACGGCCTGTATGAAATGGCCTATGTCCCCGGCAGCACCGCGTCGCTGTTTGTCGCCAGTGCGCAGAGCTTCAAAGGGGTTAACGGTGGCGTGATTTACCGCCTCGATCCGGCCACGCTGGCAACCAAAGGCGAAACCCATACCGACCTGAAAAACTTTGCGATGACGATGGAGCCGGACGGTAGCCTGCTGTACGTCACCAATACGCTGGATGGCGGGATTTCAAAAGTTGATGCGCAGAGCGGCAAAGTGTTGCAGCGTCTGATGTTTGGTTTGATCAACGATAAAGGCTTCCCGTCTGGTGCGCGTGAAATCATGCTGCACGACGGCCTGCTGTATATCGGTGGCGTGGCGGATCCGGGCGTGATCTGGGTGGTGGATGCCAAAACCTTTAAGCTGAAAACCACCATTAAAAATGCCGGTAAGTGGGTAACTGGCCTGCTGTATTCACCGGTCACCGATCGTATCTATGCGGCCAACGGCAGTGGCGAGATCCTGGTGATCAACCCGCGCAACCATAAGATCGATAAACGCTGGACACCGGGTGATGGCAAAACCTATTTGTTGCTGAATCTGGCGGAAGATCCGGCCACCGGTCGCCTGTTTGTCACCGACAATTCCAAAGCGAAAACCACGCTGGTATTTGATGAGCACACCGGCAAGGTGATCAAGCGGATCGACGGTGATGCGCTGGGTATCAAGTTCAACGCTAAACGCAATGAGATCTACATCAGCCAGCGTGAATCCGGCAAGGTGCTGCAACTGGATGCCACCACTTACGCGCTGAAAAACAGCTGGACGCTGCCAACCCATCCGAACAGCCTGCTGGTCTCACCGGATGGTCAGACGCTGTACGTGACGGTGAAGCAGGGCTTCAACAAGGATCATTCGGCGAAAGGGCCGGATAGCGTGGTGCGGATTACATTGAATTGATGAAGTGAAAAGGGCGGTTACACCGCCCTTAATTTCAGGCCACGCCCTGCACCAGCAGCACGCGATATTTTGCGCCCTTCAGACGATGCGTTTTGGCTTCCTGATAGGCCGGGCTGTAATACCAGCCTTTCGCAGCATTGATATCCGGGAACTCCAGTACCACCACACCTTCTGCTTCCGGGCCTTCCAGCGTTTCCAGCTCGCCGTAAAAGGCCAGCGGGGTGATCGGATGATCGCCGCGCGCTTCACCGGCTTTCTCTGCGTAGGTCGCCATTTCGTTG
This genomic stretch from Pantoea cypripedii harbors:
- a CDS encoding SDR family NAD(P)-dependent oxidoreductase, producing the protein MSRHALVTGVSSGIGAAIADALLQQGWQVTGFSRTQVKKEHPRFTSVSVDLFDAALLKQALAVLPKVDALVHAAGMMAAAPLGDLDEEASHRLWYLHVQAAQIMANALQPQMQQGDRILLIGSRTSRGAAGRSQYVSTKAAMVGMARSWAAELAPKGITVNVIAPGATATPMLLQPGRASSPPQLPPIGRYIKPEEVAALAAFVLSPAADAITGQELVICGGASLS
- a CDS encoding sigma-54-dependent Fis family transcriptional regulator; this translates as MRSLSERLPFKDESDPIFSLPGGAEVGEWDNLLWQGWHSFQRGEQPGWMRRSILQSWQRSQQRGTDPHDFTYISPPADELAAILEHNAGLILVARSIMENLLAYNPDGHINLTDAQGVTLHYCGADMTPVGSILREEVLGTNCTARCLIEQRLVYVLSGENWKFDLRKRHRQCAAAPVRDASGQLIGVLTLTATPDNFNAHTLGTVQAAAEAVGQQLMLRRLLAEQQSILETLNEGVIVCDRHGRIKTLNRYARQIFSGLDPDAGPIDVLLQPQGGSLLTMPFCNDRELQFMPDGVQSIPCLISLMPAPDGGRVLSLRENQRIRAITRRVMGVSASYTFEMIRGNAPRVQQAIQKARASSRTDSTVLLTGESGTGKELFAQAIHNASPRQQEAFIALNCGALPRDLVQSELFGYVDGAFTGSRRGGSPGKFELADGGTLFLDEIGEMPLEAQTSLLRVLQESEVVRIGAANPLKVNVRIIAATHCNLLDAVEKGAFRRDLYYRLNVVSLAIPPLRERQEDIPGLVNTFILALCTRLKRIAPQVSPEAMRCLQAWHWPGNVRELENLVERMVNLCEGLEIGRQDLPDEMVHSQQPPVALPSLQENERQHVLQVVAEQKGNLRQSAQLLGISRTALYNKLHQWQVDVAAMRRG
- a CDS encoding Gfo/Idh/MocA family oxidoreductase; the encoded protein is MIQPVRVGLIGAGRMGSFHAENLAWRVPGATLAAVADPLPGAAEKLAQQLGVAKAYSDLHALLQDAEIDAIAIAAPARTHAEWVIAAAQAGKHVFCEKPMAVTLDEADRAIQAAKSAGVVLQVGFNRRFDSGFAAAIAAVKAGENGTTQLSRSVTRDPALRDPAPIPPWTIFLETLIHDFDTLLHFNHDARPVEVYALADALVRPDFKDKGLLDTSVVTIRFDNGAIATAEANFQAVYGYDVRGEVFGSKGMLQAGHINANHCVRYHAGGIAIDTSRLDSDLLRDAYVAEMTEFARCIRTGETPRATGEDARNALEIALACIESVKQRQPITLGGR
- a CDS encoding TIM barrel protein: MAGYQLSVCAEMVFLDLPFIERVRRIHELGFGVEIWGWANKDIEALAATGARFTSMTGYLTGNLTDDEQIAQLLQSAEASLGVAALLNCPVLNLHGTGLDDRGLPVKPVAVVTGAMWLKAADTLRKVAQLGERTGRVFTLENLNLPVDHPGTPFALAADTLALVEAVNSPALKMNLDLYHAQIGEGNLIELIRRAGAAIGELQVADVPGRQQPGTGEINYRAIARTLHDIGYQGTVAMEGWASGDSTAALQQFHEHFSL
- a CDS encoding substrate-binding domain-containing protein, encoding MKIRTLFLLLCSLLFSLSVSAKTFTVGVALANFDLNFVSILRTQMEAELKANQLKGQFVDAKGDVALQVQQVDDFINQGVDAIILNPVDTQGVLPMITAAKNAGIPLIFVNRKPEVKLPADMAYVGSDSALGGEMQMEALAKKMNYKGNVAILMGALSNEEARERTRAVEAVIAKYKDMKVVEKQSAKWQRNEAVDVVSGWLLNQRPIDAIAANNDEMAIGAIMALNQAKNEKILVAGIDGTPDGQQFVKSGKMVLTIFQDAKGQATGAVQVTKELLNKQQVQVYNWVPYKTITPENYTQFVAAN
- a CDS encoding YncE family protein, with product MKSLFNPRIAGVALAVVTALSLTACQAPAKKAAAPVVAPQPVATNVQQRVLADGLYEMAYVPGSTASLFVASAQSFKGVNGGVIYRLDPATLATKGETHTDLKNFAMTMEPDGSLLYVTNTLDGGISKVDAQSGKVLQRLMFGLINDKGFPSGAREIMLHDGLLYIGGVADPGVIWVVDAKTFKLKTTIKNAGKWVTGLLYSPVTDRIYAANGSGEILVINPRNHKIDKRWTPGDGKTYLLLNLAEDPATGRLFVTDNSKAKTTLVFDEHTGKVIKRIDGDALGIKFNAKRNEIYISQRESGKVLQLDATTYALKNSWTLPTHPNSLLVSPDGQTLYVTVKQGFNKDHSAKGPDSVVRITLN
- a CDS encoding DUF1330 domain-containing protein; protein product: MSAYVVFIRDETLNGNEMATYAEKAGEARGDHPITPLAFYGELETLEGPEAEGVVVLEFPDINAAKGWYYSPAYQEAKTHRLKGAKYRVLLVQGVA